Proteins encoded together in one Bactrocera neohumeralis isolate Rockhampton chromosome 4, APGP_CSIRO_Bneo_wtdbg2-racon-allhic-juicebox.fasta_v2, whole genome shotgun sequence window:
- the LOC126754854 gene encoding uncharacterized protein LOC126754854 isoform X1, translating into MFVHIFILIFMNCVSKCLCFHVNFNAFYGAQLEPFNTQMQKREMAQFFDKAAYSFNGLSKIESVPVSFPTDICILALEGVKYAASLHRNKNGVRHLTVYKNVNNNYNELHKIAMPNAIAMDCKALASKGYIALAFNLTQTIENARDGSPIYVLTADDRLRAVQFFGTKNLYSIYLRTTANDLFMLQTLRSSDDAPNPHCPYYKWSGTSFTLLARIPCSNARHVEPFAINYENYVALANYADQKGRTTTYSEIYKFIREKKRFQLFQKIRTYGAVDVRYFSAPLDEVKRRHFLVYGNSVSRSKSAVRGEDTNEADSVFYVFDKGQFVPYQSLSLYAVEQFLPVQNVDAEKFLLLVACKDQDTKIYNLNDWKFEPSNVQFTEGALGRGVSKMRIHQENEKSFLVIANEKMTENDTNIFLPIFKQDEHANALRQQIIDWTKTQIERLAQIDISKLQQDVQQKLSQGQRPNINTHVPIIPQADIQTVHTNTFVYPKRHFTSHYWQALNFATQAVNGIEAELKSATKARLKRATPTTDAIKEYANIRVDSLIVKHKLEAQQVNGVKATRPTFQRIKAKKVRVTGRYQATERTLQEHDSTATTATVVAPTLAVNNLQINGHLNDYIWNDLLNYTLKREGMQFLEQSAHIGNLVAESVRVLSADIDGNNLNYLIPIDGGDGTVDDHTYMVNQSILFEAPVKAKELIIHERLNHINVQQNKLDVLLKPMANVTQLIEGVKAFENVRILQPVTMAVSVGGRTLGSSLQSLSSQQIIHDDLVLNGDFTIKGDAIISNRLSVGDLLDQKTKISTKKTLENSIDITQTLANVNIKFEQPVEANNTLLTFINTVDLQQLIKTNFKSLQLIEGEKHFKQTLEIRRGFSEVKSVNGVDIEKLSERFLFKSANQTISAPMHLGSIQTSSVTAHNLKLKDRPIEAYVTNNGHQHLPVTLTVAELSARSLNIERLHTNGHIFGKPVNSTYEQPLMAQLLSNMTKGIDLLTPRQKFPHTIFVGNLRLSDGIINGRKIQAIEKQLQHLNADIHFEGSYKFNYNMNISHLTFQGKFNDIPAMEFGQSWLQKSGRQVFTSPQSLSEVNCLKEMQLDGTLNSHRIDDFFTNTYWINRNEYIDTMDFQNPIQMEAMLSTTTLNGIHVPLDIIIANSTAPQRFYASTSILGQLNVLGSVGIYNVSTLNGINLRELERFLSGVGDDTFHVEHASFAQTPLYHTLNRYELSMLLDKVWLANENVRLSQHIELANATFEGLLEFEGLVNNINLQYLKENYLSLSRPQDMRTELILASEAKFEGELSANNIRLAGLLVENNRNSAMNFDEFVANTLKTDGPHEVRASWSLVSALIQENLENVQINNLNLAHDVLRLDTPCAPVTAPKHLKSTNIRKLYTTTSSSINGIPINDWMQTAVYVQGNQTINGNITLNTVNMYKDLSVLGTVNGISNFGEHTLLLRNIGKQILHGDIYINSLLSKNRGILVNSFENLSVNNINGQQLGDFYAQIANISKVVSVDGNLVFLQPLVVQEYHNRDTSGSKWKRNISAVNQVVGNEMTEMPSWKNILTSVQQLKGFADASYYILNTFKIRQRIPVNTTKMVHFKLKEEDKNSIDVIGIVNENNEHSPIMYYKWSLTEEQFQPLKGYSWLPKQAKLIDIAPILFSQADDEYNVAVLNKHNSSYLLSNLKLNLENMLDGKQFFPNLKRLTIEGEHCLATQAITNNDLTKIYCIKEEIGPQFHIYEKFVIPGNGIQELLQVGKDTLAILLTDSVEIWTTHPSLNLKQSLFISKAMKMASTVFNNNTFLAIQCEKQANSLHGGTLEIYSSINSTNFGHLQTLDCSDVIQISFGKIVRTGDLLLFTLRRNIDAPLTIYQYKGVLGFQQIVGATTLPAIRAYQLLHLENADKQIIALITSEGLLFVEIVLRKF; encoded by the exons atgtttgttcatatatttatattgatttttatgAATTGTGTAAGTAAATGCTTGTGTTTTCATGtgaattttaatgcattttatgGCGCACAACTCGAACCGTTTAATACGCAAATGCAAAAACGTGAAATGGCGCAGTTTTTCGATAAAG CTGCCTATTCCTTCAATGGACTCAGTAAAATCGAGTCGGTGCCGGTTTCTTTCCCGACTGATATTTGTATACTCGCATTGGAAGGTGTAAAATATGCAGCCTCCTTGCATAGAAACAAAAATGGTGTGCGGCACTTAACAGTTTACAAAAATGTG AACAATAACTATAATGAGCTGCACAAGATTGCAATGCCCAATGCAATTGCCATGGATTGCAAAGCGCTCGCTTCAAAGGGCTACATTGCGTTGGCCTTTAATCTCACACAAACGATTGAGAATGCACGAGATGGCTCGCCGATTTACGTGCTCACCGCCGATGATCGCCTACGCGCTGTACAGTTCTTTGGcactaaaaatttgtattcgATTTATTTGCGCACCACGGCGAATGATCTGTTTATGTTGCAAACATTGCGCAGCAGCGATGATGCACCGAACCCACACTGTCCCTATTACAAGTGGTCGGGCACTTCGTTTACGCTGCTCGCGCGTATACCGTGTAGTAATGCGCGTCATGTCGAACCGTTCGCCATTAACTATGAGAATTATGTGGCTTTGGCGAACTATGCCGATCAGAAGGGACGCACCACAACATATTcggaaatttataaattcataCGCGAAAAGAAACGTTTTCAGCTCTTCCAGAAGATACGCACCTATGGTGCGGTGGATGTGCGTTACTTTAGTGCACCGTTGGATGAGGTGAAGCGCCGCCACTTTCTGGTCTATGGCAATTCGGTGAGCAGAAGTAAGAGTGCTGTGCGCGGTGAGGACACCAATGAGGCGGATTCAGTCTTTTACGTCTTCGATAAGGGACAATTCGTGCCGTATCAGAGTTTATCGCTGTATGCGGTGGAACAATTCCTTCCAGTGCAG aatgtTGATGCGGAGAAGTTTTTACTGCTCGTGGCTTGCAAGGATCAGGATACAAAAATTTACAATCTGAACGATTGGAAATTCGAACCGTCAAATGTGCAATTTACCGAAGGCGCTTTGGGGCGGGGCGTATCGAAGATGAGAATTCATCAAGAGAACGAAAAAAGCTTTTTAG TCATCGCAAATGAGAAAATGACCGAAAATGATACGAACATTTTTCTACCGATCTTCAAGCAAGACGAACACGCCAATGCATTACGCCAACAGATTATCGATTGGACTAAAACGCAGATAGAGCGTTTAGCGCAAATCGATATTAGTAAACTGCAACAGGACGTACAG CAAAAATTGTCACAAGGCCAACGGCCGAACATCAACACGCATGTGCCAATTATTCCTCAGGCCGACATACAAACTGTACACACCAATACT TTCGTTTATCCGAAACGTCATTTTACCAGTCATTATTGGCAGGCGTTGAATTTCGCCACACAAGCAGTGAATGGCATAGAGGCTGAGCTCAAATCAGCGACTAAAGCGCGTCTTAAACGTGCCACGCCCACAACTGATGCTATCAAAGAATATGCCAACATTAGAGTCGACTCACTTATTGTTAAGCACAAACTCGAGGCGCAACAAGTGAACGGTGTTAAGGCAACACGACCCACATTTCAACGTATCAAAGCTAAAAAAGTGCGTGTAACGGGTAGGTATCAAGCAACGGAACGTACATTGCAGGAGCACGATTCCACTGCGACGACAGCAACAGTTGTGGCGCCCACATTGGCAGTCAACAACTTGCAAATCAATGGACATTTGAATGATTATATATGGAACGATTTGCTAAATTATACATTGAAGCGTGAGGGTATGCAATTTCTTGAACAGTCGGCACATATAGGTAATTTAGTGGCGGAATCAGTGCGTGTGTTAAGCGCTGATATTGATGGCAATAATTTGAATTATCTCATACCAATCGATGGCGGCGATGGAACGGTTGACgatcatacatatatggttaaTCAATCGATACTGTTTGAAGCACCTGTAAAAGCTAAGGAGTTGATTATACATGAGCGTTTAAATCATATCAATGTGCAACAGAATAAACTTGATGTGCTGCTGAAGCCAATGGCGAATGTAACACAGCTGATAGAGGGTGTGAAGGCTTTTGAGAATGTGCGCATTTTGCAGCCGGTTACAATGGCGGTAAGTGTGGGG GGTAGGACGTTGGGTTCAAGTTTACAGTCCTTGTCCTCGCAACAAATCATACACGATGACCTTGTACTCAATGGAGATTTTACGATAAAAGGCGATGCAATTATATCCAATCGACTGAGCGTAGGCGATTTATTAgatcaaaaaaccaaaattagtACGAAAAAGACGTTGGAAAATAGTATCGATATAACGCAGACGCTGGCgaatgttaatattaaatttgaacaACCAGTGGAAGCAAATAATACATTATTAACATTCATCAATACAGTGGACTTGCAGCaactaattaaaacaaattttaaaagcctACAGCTAATTGAGGGCGAGAAACATTTCAAGCAGACACTCGAAATACGCAGAGGTTTCAGTGAAGTGAAAAGTGTAAATGGTGTGGATATTGAAAAATTGTCCGaacgttttttatttaagtcTGCAAACCAAACTATCAGCGCACCAATGCATTTGGGTAGCATACAAACGTCCAG tgTTACTGCACATAATTTAAAGCTAAAGGATAGGCCAATTGAAGCATATGTCACCAACAACGGACACCAGCATTTGCCTGTCACACTAACAGTGGCAGAGTTAAGTGCACGATCTTTGAACATCGAACGATTGCATACTAATGGACATATTTTCGGCAAGCCGGTGAACTCTACCTACGAACAACCACTTATGGCGCAGTTATTGTCTAACATGACAAAAGGCATTGATTTGCTAACTCCAAGGCAAAAATTCCCGCACACTATATTTGTGGGCAATTTACGCTTGAGTGATGGTATTATTAATGGACGCAAAATTCAGGCAATAGAAAAACAGCTACAGCATCTAAATGCAGATATACATTTTGAGGGGAGCTACAAATTCAATTACAATATGAATATAAGTCATTTAACATTTCAAGGTAAATTTAATGACATACCTGCAATGGAATTTGGGCAGAGTTGGTTGCAGAAAAGTGGCAGACAAGTCTTTACTTCCCCACAAAGCTTGTCGGAAGTAAACTGTTTAAAAGAAATGCAGCTTGATGGCACACTTAATAGTCACCGAATAGACGATTTCTTTACAAACACCTACTGGATAAACCGGAATGAGTATATTGACACTATGGACTTTC AAAACCCTATTCAAATGGAGGCGATGCTTAGCACAACCACGTTAAATGGTATACATGTACCTCTGGATATTATTATTGCCAACTCTACTGCACCCCAAAGGTTTTATGCCAGCACATCCATTCTCGGCCAGCTTAATGTATTAGGTTCTGTTGGTATTTACAATGTATCCACCCTGAATGGCATAAACTTGCGGGAATTGGAAAGATTTCTGAGTGGTGTTGGAGATGATACTTTTCATGTGGAACATGCGAGCTTTGCTCAGACGCCACTTTATCACACTTTAAACCGATACGAATTGTCAATGTTGCTAGACAAAGTTTGGCTGGCCAATGAAAACGTACGCCTAAGTCAACATATCGAATTGGCAAATGCTACTTTTGAGGGACTGTTGGAATTTGAG GGTTTAgtgaataatataaatttgcaatatttaaaagaaaattatttgagttTATCTCGACCACAAGATATGCGCACCGAATTGATTCTGGCCAGTGAGGCAAAGTTCGAAGGTGAATTGTCTGCCAACAACATACGATTGGCTGGATTACTAGTGGAAAATAACAG AAATTCAGCTATGAATTTCGACGAATTCGTCGCAAATACACTGAAAACAGATGGACCTCATGAAGTACGCGCTAGCTGGAGCTTAGTAAGCGCACTAATACAAGAAAATTTGGAGAATGTacaaataaacaatttgaaTTTGGCACATGATGTATTGCGCCTGGACACACCTTGTGCTCCTGTAACGGCACCAAAACACTTAAAGTCAACTAATATTCGAAAACTATATACCACAACAAGCAGTTCCATAAATGGTATACCAATAAATGATTGGATGCAAACGGCGGTTTATGTGCAAGGCAATCAGACTATTAATGGTAACATCACTCTTAACACCGTTAACATGTACAAAGATCTGAGTGTATTAGGCACCGTCAATGGCATATCCAATTTCGGCGAACATACTTTATTGTTACGTAACATTGGAAAACAAATACTACAcggagatatatacataaatagtttGTTATCCAAGAACCGTGGTATATTagtaaatagttttgaaaatttgtccgTTAATAACATCAATGGACAACAACTAGGCGATTTCTATGCGCAAATCGCAAATATTTCTAAAGTAGTAAGCGTTGACGGGAATTTGGTCTTTCTGCAGCCGTTGGTAGTACAAGAATACCATAATCGCGATACAAGTGGAAGCAAATGGAAACGTAATATATCTGCAGTAAACCAAGTTGTGGGCAATGAAATGACTGAGATGCCCAGCTGGAAGAATATTCTTACAAGCGTGCAACAGTTAAAAGGGTTCGCAGATG CTTCCTACTATATCTTGAACACTTTTAAAATTCGCCAAAGAATACCCGTTAATACTACTAAAATGGTACATTTCAAATTGAAGGAAGAAGACAAAAACTCCATTGATGTTATTGGAATagtgaatgaaaataatgagcATTCCCCCATAATGTACTACAAATGGTCATTAACAGAAGAACAATTTCAACCCTTAAAAG GTTACTCTTGGCTTCCAAAACAGGCTAAGCTAATTGACATAGCACCGATTTTATTTAGCCAGGCTGATGATGAATATAATGTCGCAGTTTTAAATAAGCATAATTCaagttatttattatcaaatctaaaattaaatttagaaaatatgctAGATGGAAAGCAATTTTTTCCAAACTTAAAACGGCTTACAATAGAAGGAGAACACTGTTTGGCCACTCAAGCAATAACAAACAATGATTTAACTAAGATATATTGTATCAAGGAGGAAATTGGTCCCCAATTTCACATCTACGAAAAGTTTGTGATTCCTGGGAATGGTATTCAAGAg CTCCTACAAGTAGGCAAGGATACATTAGCAATTTTGCTAACCGATTCCGTTGAAATATGGACAACACATCCAAGTTTAAACCTTAAACAAAGTTTGTTTATTTCAAAAGCTATGAAAATGGCAAGTACGGTGTTCAATAACAACACATTTCTAGCTATTCAGTGCGAAAAACAAGCCAACAGCTTGCATGGTGGAACATTAGAAATTTATAG TTCtataaattccacaaattttggGCATCTGCAAACTTTGGACTGCTCGGATGTTATACAGATATCATTCGGAAAAATTGTGCGAACTGGAGATTTACTATTATTTACTTTGAGACGAAATATTGATGCACCATTAACAATATATCAGTACAAAGGCGTATTGGGCTTCCAACAAATTGTAGGTGCAACCACTTTACCAGCAATACGCGCATATCAGTTGTTGCATTTAGAAAATGCAGATAAACAGATAATTGCACTAATAACCAGCGAAGGATTGTTATTTGTGGAAAtagtgttaagaaaattttga